A genomic stretch from Paraburkholderia dioscoreae includes:
- a CDS encoding aldo/keto reductase family oxidoreductase produces MTEVTRAGIFQLGDLPVTRMGYGAMQLAGPHVFGPPKDRGAAIAVLRAAIERGITHIDTSDFYGPHVTNQLIREALHPYPDALTIVTKVGARRGSDGSWNAASSAAELESAVHDNLRNLGLDALDVVNFRVMFDVAAPTEGDIEEPLTALAELQAKGLIRHIGLSNVTATQVGQGRAITSIVCVQNMYNLVHRNDDALIDHLAEDGIAYVPFFPLGGFSPLQADALSDAADRCDAAPMQVALAWLLQRAPNILLIPGTSSVEHLEQNIESVNLQLPENVLASLDTIGAGDTQD; encoded by the coding sequence ATGACTGAAGTTACGCGGGCCGGCATTTTTCAACTTGGCGATCTGCCTGTTACGCGCATGGGCTACGGCGCGATGCAGCTAGCAGGCCCTCACGTTTTCGGCCCACCGAAAGACCGCGGCGCAGCGATAGCCGTGCTGCGTGCCGCTATCGAAAGAGGAATCACCCACATCGATACGAGCGATTTTTATGGCCCCCACGTCACAAATCAGCTTATCCGCGAGGCGCTTCATCCCTATCCTGATGCGCTGACCATTGTCACGAAGGTAGGTGCCAGACGAGGTAGCGATGGATCGTGGAACGCTGCGTCGTCAGCGGCCGAACTGGAGTCGGCGGTGCACGACAACCTTCGCAATCTCGGTCTCGATGCGCTGGACGTCGTGAACTTTCGTGTAATGTTCGACGTCGCGGCACCGACCGAGGGCGACATTGAAGAGCCTTTGACGGCGCTCGCGGAGCTTCAGGCGAAAGGCTTGATCCGGCACATTGGGCTGAGCAATGTGACCGCAACGCAGGTGGGGCAGGGCCGCGCGATTACGAGCATTGTGTGCGTGCAGAATATGTACAACCTCGTTCACCGGAACGACGACGCACTGATTGACCATCTTGCAGAAGATGGCATTGCCTATGTCCCGTTTTTTCCGCTCGGGGGCTTCTCTCCGCTGCAAGCCGATGCGCTGAGCGACGCTGCGGATCGATGCGATGCGGCACCGATGCAGGTCGCCCTGGCATGGCTGCTACAGCGCGCGCCGAACATTCTGCTGATACCCGGAACCTCGTCGGTCGAGCATCTGGAACAGAACATTGAAAGCGTGAATCTTCAGTTGCCGGAGAATGTCCTGGCGTCGTTGGACACAATCGGTGCCGGGGATACGCAGGACTGA
- a CDS encoding TetR/AcrR family transcriptional regulator, with protein sequence MESSAIPAIPQRLTDRKRVAIVSAAIEEFLAAGYDATSMDRIAARANASKRTVYNHFPSKEALFAAILHQLWDASQQGDVPAYRADEPLRAQLLDLLSRKLRLLNDESFLSLARVAIAAGIHSPERARDMVARLGEREEDLTVWVRAAAADGRLKTDDPLFAALQLQALVKGFAFWPQVTMGQAPLGEREQRQIAESAADMFLARYA encoded by the coding sequence ATGGAATCTAGTGCCATCCCTGCCATCCCTCAGCGCCTGACTGATCGTAAGCGTGTCGCCATTGTTAGCGCCGCAATCGAGGAATTCCTCGCGGCCGGCTACGACGCGACCAGCATGGATCGTATCGCCGCGCGCGCGAACGCCTCGAAACGTACGGTCTATAACCATTTCCCAAGCAAGGAAGCACTTTTCGCGGCGATTCTCCATCAACTGTGGGACGCGAGCCAGCAGGGCGATGTTCCCGCCTACCGCGCCGACGAACCGTTGCGCGCACAACTGCTCGACCTGTTGAGCCGCAAGCTTCGGTTGCTGAACGACGAGTCCTTTCTGTCGCTTGCACGTGTGGCGATCGCGGCCGGTATCCATTCGCCGGAGCGGGCGCGGGACATGGTTGCCCGCCTCGGCGAACGCGAGGAAGACCTGACCGTGTGGGTGCGTGCCGCCGCCGCGGACGGCCGTCTCAAGACCGACGATCCGCTTTTCGCGGCGCTGCAGTTGCAGGCGCTGGTGAAGGGTTTTGCGTTCTGGCCGCAGGTGACGATGGGCCAGGCGCCGCTTGGCGAACGGGAACAAAGGCAGATCGCGGAATCGGCCGCTGATATGTTTCTCGCGCGATATGCGTGA
- a CDS encoding YdcH family protein: MFPEFRDLISRLKTEDAHFSRLFERHNELDHQISNMETGVTPSDNIAIEALKKEKLQLKDELYAVLKKASAA, encoded by the coding sequence ATGTTCCCCGAATTTCGCGACCTGATTTCCCGCCTCAAAACCGAAGACGCTCATTTCTCGCGGCTCTTCGAACGTCACAATGAACTGGACCACCAGATCAGCAACATGGAAACGGGCGTTACCCCTTCCGACAACATCGCTATCGAAGCACTAAAGAAAGAAAAGCTTCAGCTCAAAGACGAGCTCTACGCTGTTCTGAAGAAAGCTTCCGCAGCGTAA
- a CDS encoding MBL fold metallo-hydrolase: MTSLPAFVSRVLGLTAAQRGRALSSHSPQHDGERFRNVKPRPAEGLRKTLGIVWNVLFNKPRGTVPTAALPIEALTRSQLDAAPDRSLYRLGHSTMLLKLRGQFWLTDPVFAERASPFRNLGPKRFHAPPIALADLPPLRGVILSHDHYDHLDRETVLLLAQSTGVFLTPLGVGDRLIEWGIDASKVRQFDWWQDTEVDGMQFTATPAQHFSGRSLFDGNSTLWASWVIVDDDLRVFFSGDTGYFDGFRTIGERLGPFDVTLVETGAYDEQWPYVHMQPEETVQAHIDLRGQWLVPIHNGTFDLAMHHWQEPFERVMGLALVRGVALSTPGMGERLDLSAPHRGERWWRHAVEPAAAPKAAWRLCASRNVGDAKSS; this comes from the coding sequence ATGACGTCGCTTCCCGCCTTTGTCAGCCGCGTGCTCGGCCTTACCGCCGCGCAACGCGGCCGCGCGTTGTCCAGCCACTCACCTCAGCATGACGGCGAACGCTTTCGCAACGTCAAGCCGCGTCCCGCCGAAGGCCTGCGCAAGACACTGGGCATTGTGTGGAACGTGCTGTTCAACAAACCGCGCGGCACGGTGCCGACAGCCGCGTTGCCGATCGAAGCGCTGACGCGTTCGCAACTCGACGCGGCACCGGACCGCAGCCTCTACCGGCTCGGTCATTCAACGATGCTGCTGAAGCTGCGCGGCCAGTTCTGGCTGACCGATCCGGTGTTCGCCGAGCGCGCTTCTCCGTTCCGCAATCTCGGCCCGAAGCGCTTTCATGCGCCGCCCATCGCGCTCGCCGATTTGCCGCCGCTACGAGGCGTGATCCTCTCGCACGACCACTACGACCACCTGGATCGCGAAACCGTGCTTTTGCTTGCGCAGAGCACCGGCGTGTTTCTGACACCGCTCGGCGTCGGCGACCGGTTGATCGAATGGGGCATCGACGCCTCGAAGGTACGGCAATTCGACTGGTGGCAAGACACTGAGGTGGACGGCATGCAGTTCACCGCTACGCCCGCGCAGCACTTTTCGGGTCGTAGCCTGTTCGACGGCAACAGCACGTTATGGGCGTCGTGGGTGATAGTCGACGATGATCTGCGCGTGTTCTTCAGCGGCGACACTGGCTACTTCGATGGGTTCAGGACTATCGGCGAGCGCCTCGGACCATTCGACGTCACGCTGGTCGAGACCGGCGCATACGACGAGCAGTGGCCGTACGTTCATATGCAGCCCGAAGAAACAGTGCAGGCGCACATCGATCTGCGCGGCCAGTGGCTCGTGCCGATTCACAACGGCACTTTCGACCTCGCCATGCACCACTGGCAGGAGCCGTTCGAAAGGGTGATGGGGCTGGCTCTCGTGCGCGGTGTCGCGCTGTCGACGCCCGGCATGGGCGAGCGGCTGGATCTGAGCGCGCCGCATCGCGGCGAACGCTGGTGGCGCCACGCCGTCGAGCCCGCCGCCGCGCCAAAGGCCGCCTGGCGTCTATGTGCTTCGCGCAATGTCGGGGACGCGAAGTCTTCGTGA
- a CDS encoding TetR/AcrR family transcriptional regulator — MRTDNGQGLNARKQPQQARSQATVDAIFDATIQVLLAEGLQRLTTIRVAERAGVSVGTLYQYFPQKQALLFAVLQRHLERVVSAMEKAAASAHHASLSAMVKAVVAAFVKAKTENLDESRALYAVALELDSRSYVREVEARNRAALEAMLKTASDADFDDIAMTTFMFMGALVGPIRLLLEAKSPQSMIRKFRVELESLCLGYLEREAHPKRSTDQTGSA, encoded by the coding sequence ATGCGGACCGATAACGGACAGGGGCTGAACGCCCGCAAACAGCCGCAACAGGCGCGCTCCCAGGCGACTGTGGACGCGATCTTCGATGCGACTATTCAGGTTTTGCTGGCTGAGGGGTTGCAGCGACTTACCACCATCCGCGTGGCGGAAAGAGCCGGAGTATCGGTTGGAACGCTTTACCAGTACTTTCCTCAAAAGCAGGCGCTTCTTTTTGCCGTGCTGCAGCGGCATCTGGAAAGAGTGGTGAGCGCGATGGAAAAAGCCGCTGCGTCAGCGCACCACGCTTCTTTGTCGGCAATGGTGAAGGCTGTGGTTGCGGCATTCGTAAAAGCAAAAACCGAGAATCTGGACGAATCGCGCGCCCTATACGCGGTTGCCCTCGAACTCGATTCACGCAGCTATGTTCGCGAAGTGGAGGCGCGCAACCGCGCGGCGCTGGAAGCCATGCTGAAGACGGCCTCCGATGCGGATTTTGACGACATTGCCATGACCACTTTCATGTTCATGGGAGCATTGGTCGGTCCCATACGTTTGCTGCTTGAAGCGAAGTCGCCGCAATCAATGATCCGGAAGTTTCGCGTTGAACTTGAATCGCTCTGTCTCGGGTATCTGGAACGGGAAGCGCATCCAAAGCGTTCAACGGATCAGACAGGATCCGCGTGA
- a CDS encoding ureidoglycolate lyase produces MSQEIDYLNPALPPGLRRVSMPVVDATPATLDGFGRLVTDPSECPIEIVQWPAVGTRPIDSGTGDEAGTTEGTFVSEWRGDILYGRNEAVGGHYILAYAREPEAARDDHANAPERMLLWHANYHPDGGQLFFPLDHLPFYVPLALPGDDITPEKFVCFRFDGQQGLYIHPNIWHEGVFTLRGTQRFFDKQGAVHARVSVDFAREFGCLLEAPIASGA; encoded by the coding sequence ATGTCCCAAGAAATCGATTACCTCAACCCCGCCCTTCCTCCTGGCCTCCGACGCGTATCGATGCCCGTGGTCGACGCGACCCCCGCCACGCTCGATGGCTTTGGCAGGCTTGTGACAGACCCGAGCGAGTGCCCGATCGAGATCGTGCAGTGGCCCGCGGTGGGAACAAGGCCCATCGACTCTGGAACCGGTGACGAGGCCGGCACGACCGAAGGGACATTTGTGAGCGAGTGGCGCGGAGATATTCTCTACGGCCGAAACGAGGCCGTGGGCGGTCACTACATCCTTGCGTACGCAAGGGAGCCTGAAGCTGCCCGCGACGACCACGCCAATGCACCGGAACGCATGCTGCTCTGGCACGCGAACTACCACCCGGACGGCGGACAACTGTTTTTTCCTCTCGATCATCTTCCGTTCTACGTTCCACTCGCATTGCCGGGGGACGACATTACGCCGGAGAAGTTCGTGTGCTTTCGCTTCGACGGCCAGCAGGGTCTCTACATCCACCCAAACATCTGGCACGAAGGTGTGTTCACTCTTCGAGGGACGCAGCGGTTCTTTGACAAGCAGGGCGCAGTTCACGCGCGCGTTTCTGTCGACTTTGCCCGCGAGTTTGGCTGTCTTCTCGAAGCGCCGATCGCCAGCGGCGCCTGA
- the ilvD gene encoding dihydroxy-acid dehydratase yields the protein MPEYRSRTSTHGRNMAGARALWRATGMKDGDFGKPIIAVVNSFTQFVPGHVHLRDLGALVAKEIEAAGGVAKEFNTIAVDDGIAMGHGGMLYSLPSRELIADSVEYMVNAHCADAMVCISNCDKITPGMLMAAMRLNIPVVFVSGGPMEAGKVTSPKDGQVITKIDLIDAMIKAADSKVSDAEVAEIERSACPTCGSCSGMFTANSMNCLTEAIGLALPGNGTIVATHAWRKGLFEQAGRLVVDLCRRYYQEEDTSVLPRSIASKQAFENAMALDVAMGGSTNTVLHLLAAAQEAGVDFTMSDIDRISRKVPCLCKAAPATDKYHIEDVHRAGGILGILGELARADLLDLSCGNVHSGTLGDAIARWDIAGGAGEEAQKFFRAAPGGIPTTVAFSQEATFASLDTDRKTGCIRSKQDAYSKDGGLAVLYGNLADKGCIVKTAGVDESQWVFSGRARVFESQDDAVEAILGDKVVAGDVVVIRYEGPKGGPGMQEMLYPTSYLKSKGLGKTCALFTDGRFSGGSSGLVIGHASPEAAEGGTIGLVEEGDVIEIDIPKRKMHLVVSDEELARRRDAMEARGDKAWMPAARERVVSQALKAYAALATSADRGAVRDISQLKRK from the coding sequence ATGCCTGAATATCGTTCACGAACTTCGACTCATGGTCGCAACATGGCCGGCGCGCGCGCCTTGTGGCGCGCCACCGGCATGAAGGACGGCGATTTCGGCAAGCCGATTATTGCGGTGGTGAACTCGTTCACGCAGTTCGTGCCGGGCCATGTGCATCTGCGCGACCTGGGCGCGCTGGTCGCGAAGGAAATCGAAGCGGCCGGCGGCGTCGCCAAGGAATTCAACACCATCGCCGTGGACGACGGTATCGCCATGGGTCACGGCGGCATGCTGTATTCGCTGCCGTCGCGCGAACTGATTGCCGATTCCGTGGAATACATGGTCAACGCGCACTGCGCCGACGCGATGGTCTGCATCTCCAATTGCGACAAGATCACGCCGGGCATGCTGATGGCCGCCATGCGCCTGAACATTCCCGTCGTGTTCGTCTCCGGCGGTCCGATGGAAGCGGGCAAGGTTACGTCGCCGAAAGACGGCCAGGTGATCACCAAGATCGACCTGATCGACGCGATGATCAAGGCGGCCGACTCGAAGGTCAGCGACGCGGAAGTCGCCGAAATCGAGCGCAGCGCCTGCCCGACATGCGGTTCCTGCTCGGGCATGTTCACCGCGAACTCGATGAACTGCCTGACCGAAGCGATCGGTCTGGCGTTGCCGGGCAACGGCACGATCGTCGCCACGCACGCATGGCGCAAAGGTCTGTTCGAGCAGGCCGGCCGCCTGGTGGTGGACCTGTGCCGCCGCTACTATCAGGAAGAAGACACGTCGGTCCTGCCGCGCAGCATCGCCAGCAAACAGGCGTTCGAGAACGCGATGGCGCTCGACGTGGCTATGGGCGGTTCGACCAATACCGTGCTCCATCTGCTGGCGGCAGCGCAGGAAGCCGGCGTCGATTTCACCATGTCCGACATCGATCGCATCTCGCGCAAAGTGCCGTGCCTGTGCAAGGCCGCTCCCGCCACCGACAAATACCATATCGAAGACGTCCATCGGGCCGGCGGCATCCTCGGCATTCTTGGCGAACTGGCGCGCGCGGACCTGCTCGATCTGTCGTGCGGCAACGTGCATAGCGGCACACTGGGCGACGCGATCGCCAGATGGGACATCGCCGGCGGCGCGGGCGAGGAAGCGCAGAAGTTCTTCCGCGCGGCGCCGGGCGGCATTCCGACCACCGTCGCGTTCAGCCAGGAAGCCACGTTCGCCTCGCTGGATACCGACCGCAAGACCGGCTGTATCCGCAGCAAACAGGACGCGTATTCGAAAGACGGCGGCCTCGCCGTGCTGTACGGCAACCTGGCGGACAAGGGTTGTATCGTCAAGACCGCCGGTGTCGACGAATCGCAATGGGTTTTCTCCGGGCGTGCGCGCGTGTTCGAGAGCCAGGACGACGCTGTCGAAGCCATTCTGGGCGACAAGGTTGTGGCTGGCGACGTGGTCGTGATCCGTTACGAAGGTCCCAAGGGCGGCCCCGGCATGCAGGAAATGCTTTACCCCACGTCGTATCTGAAATCGAAAGGCCTGGGCAAGACCTGTGCGTTGTTCACCGACGGCCGTTTCTCCGGCGGTTCGTCCGGGCTGGTGATCGGGCACGCGTCGCCGGAAGCGGCCGAAGGCGGCACGATCGGCCTGGTGGAAGAGGGCGATGTGATCGAGATCGACATTCCGAAGCGCAAGATGCACCTGGTGGTGTCGGACGAGGAGTTGGCGCGCCGCCGGGACGCTATGGAGGCACGCGGCGACAAGGCGTGGATGCCGGCGGCGCGTGAACGCGTGGTGTCGCAGGCATTAAAGGCTTATGCGGCGCTGGCCACGTCCGCTGATCGCGGCGCGGTACGGGACATCTCGCAACTGAAGCGCAAGTGA
- a CDS encoding PEP/pyruvate-binding domain-containing protein, with amino-acid sequence MTALQPDAVQLWPDEVYLIGCDGAPRGNPDPAGASAEKVGFKAYNLLRMAELDLPVPPAFVLGTHYCRDAQARETATASTVWEPGLHELERTTGQRFGDARQPLLLSVRSGAPVSMPGMMDTLLNVGLCDTTLAGMLRQTGNPRLVWDTYRRLVASYGELVAGVPSSIFEAEYTAFAGTRDEHGLDFAELRELTHRCLAAYERAAGQPFPQDPQVQLANAIGSVLASWQSDRACAYRKQCGISDAIGTAVTVQTMVFGNAGGRSGAGVGFTRDPVSGEPKLWVDFLFNAQGEDVVSGRRSARGHEELAQAMPAVWKALQDAATRLEHALDDMQDVEFTVQDARLYMLQTRNGKRTPQAAARIALDLLDEGVISADVARERTAALKPAALTRTRIVASDDRPLTPLAHAASASNGVAAGEIAFDEARARTRHAAGASVVLVRRDAETDDIAALEVAAGLLTQRGARTSHAAVVARQLGKVCLVGCTALRLDESARTLQLGDTVLHEGDEVTLDGNDGAIYAGTARTVVEPMSELQARLERLRAP; translated from the coding sequence ATGACAGCACTTCAACCTGACGCCGTTCAACTCTGGCCCGACGAGGTCTATCTGATCGGCTGCGACGGCGCACCGCGCGGCAATCCCGACCCGGCTGGCGCGTCGGCGGAAAAGGTCGGTTTCAAGGCCTACAACCTGCTGCGCATGGCTGAGCTCGACCTGCCGGTGCCGCCGGCTTTTGTGCTCGGCACGCACTACTGCCGCGATGCTCAGGCGCGCGAAACCGCGACTGCAAGCACGGTATGGGAACCCGGTCTGCACGAACTGGAACGCACCACCGGTCAGCGCTTCGGCGATGCACGCCAGCCGCTCCTGCTCTCGGTGCGCTCGGGCGCCCCCGTGTCCATGCCAGGAATGATGGATACGCTGCTTAACGTCGGCCTGTGCGATACCACGCTTGCCGGCATGCTCCGCCAGACCGGCAATCCCCGTCTGGTCTGGGACACTTATCGCAGGCTAGTTGCCAGCTACGGTGAACTGGTGGCCGGCGTGCCCTCGTCTATCTTCGAAGCGGAATACACCGCGTTCGCCGGGACACGCGACGAGCACGGACTCGATTTCGCCGAACTGCGCGAACTCACGCATCGTTGCCTCGCCGCCTATGAGCGCGCCGCCGGCCAGCCATTTCCGCAGGATCCGCAGGTTCAACTGGCGAATGCCATCGGCTCGGTGCTCGCAAGCTGGCAATCGGACAGGGCATGCGCTTACCGCAAACAGTGCGGTATCAGCGACGCAATCGGCACTGCCGTGACGGTGCAGACGATGGTGTTCGGCAATGCCGGCGGCCGTTCGGGCGCGGGCGTCGGATTTACGCGCGATCCGGTCAGCGGCGAGCCGAAGCTTTGGGTCGACTTCCTGTTCAACGCCCAAGGAGAAGATGTCGTATCGGGCCGGCGTAGCGCGCGCGGCCACGAAGAACTGGCCCAGGCGATGCCCGCGGTCTGGAAGGCATTGCAGGATGCCGCGACGCGACTCGAGCATGCGCTCGACGACATGCAGGACGTTGAGTTCACAGTGCAGGACGCGCGCCTGTACATGTTGCAGACGCGTAATGGCAAGCGCACGCCGCAGGCCGCCGCGCGGATCGCGCTGGATCTGCTCGACGAGGGCGTGATCAGTGCCGACGTGGCACGCGAGCGCACCGCCGCACTGAAACCCGCTGCATTGACACGCACGCGTATCGTGGCATCGGATGATCGCCCCTTGACGCCGCTCGCGCATGCCGCAAGTGCGAGCAACGGCGTCGCGGCAGGGGAAATCGCCTTCGACGAAGCACGCGCACGCACGCGCCATGCCGCCGGCGCATCGGTCGTGCTGGTGCGGCGCGACGCCGAGACCGACGACATCGCCGCGCTGGAAGTGGCGGCGGGTCTGCTCACGCAGCGCGGCGCACGCACCTCGCATGCGGCGGTTGTGGCACGGCAACTCGGCAAGGTCTGCCTTGTGGGCTGCACGGCGTTGCGCCTCGACGAGTCGGCACGCACGCTGCAATTGGGCGATACTGTCTTGCATGAGGGCGACGAAGTGACCCTCGACGGCAACGACGGTGCAATCTATGCGGGCACGGCACGCACGGTCGTCGAACCGATGAGCGAACTGCAGGCACGCCTTGAGCGGCTGCGCGCGCCGTAA
- a CDS encoding diguanylate cyclase, which translates to MLASTISDEDAGPYSPTGASGLAITPADMECRALTRIARFHFGVATAMVTLLDARGQRIHAIDGSLPHMLPPDLSGPPFQASAKPDRTVVVPDTWDDERFGGKARDLAVRWPRFYASCGVTGADGRHLGALCLLDDLPHSLDDAQREFLRELAGMVAHGLERAHAIATLRNRVEELETGGELMTLALAGSGTGIWDRNVVTGTIDYSPAWKAMLGYEGHELSNRMEDAYLRLHPDDRAYVHATMQSHFENRTDSYVVEHRIRCKDGSYKWICSRGKVVERGSNGHAMRMVGTSTDITALREMAAQLQQSIEMVTNLTDEVPGMVFQYRRMPDGLAFFPYTSEGIRDIYELTPQQAATGAATIDALIDARDLAAYRESLEESAASLLPWHLEYRVRLPRQGLRWRQGDARPRRLDDGSTLWHGFITDVTDRKHIEAELQELATIDFLTQLPNRRHFMMQSEAELARIRRAGGRVAAVLMFDLDHFKALNDRWGHAAGDSALSHFAALLRAEVRAGDIVGRLGGEEFAMVLPNTDTDAAIALAGRVQHRTARTPLQHGDEHLALTVSIGIDIMRVTDIGAYQSLSRGDKALYRAKERGRNRIEIYGDQCGSISIKQS; encoded by the coding sequence ATGCTGGCTAGCACCATTTCCGATGAAGACGCCGGTCCCTATTCCCCAACCGGGGCCAGCGGTCTCGCAATAACGCCGGCCGACATGGAATGCCGGGCGTTGACACGGATCGCGCGGTTTCATTTCGGCGTCGCAACCGCAATGGTCACGTTGCTCGACGCGCGCGGTCAGAGAATTCATGCCATCGACGGTTCGTTACCCCACATGCTGCCTCCGGACCTGTCCGGTCCGCCGTTCCAGGCAAGCGCAAAACCGGACCGGACGGTCGTGGTGCCGGATACATGGGACGACGAGCGTTTCGGCGGCAAGGCACGCGACCTTGCTGTGCGCTGGCCGCGCTTTTACGCAAGCTGTGGAGTAACAGGCGCCGACGGGCGCCATCTGGGTGCGCTGTGCCTGCTAGACGATTTACCTCACAGCCTCGATGACGCACAACGGGAATTCCTGCGCGAATTGGCCGGGATGGTCGCCCACGGACTCGAACGCGCGCACGCAATCGCAACGCTGCGTAACCGCGTCGAAGAACTGGAGACAGGCGGCGAGCTCATGACGTTGGCGCTTGCCGGCAGCGGGACCGGTATCTGGGATCGCAATGTCGTCACCGGCACAATCGACTACTCGCCGGCCTGGAAGGCCATGCTCGGCTATGAGGGGCACGAGCTGAGTAACCGGATGGAAGACGCTTATCTTCGTTTGCATCCGGATGACCGCGCATACGTCCATGCAACGATGCAGAGCCACTTCGAGAACAGGACCGACAGCTACGTAGTCGAGCATCGGATTCGTTGCAAGGACGGCAGCTACAAGTGGATCTGCAGCCGCGGCAAGGTGGTCGAGCGCGGCAGCAACGGTCACGCAATGCGCATGGTCGGCACGTCGACCGACATTACCGCGTTGCGGGAGATGGCCGCGCAGCTACAGCAGTCCATCGAGATGGTCACGAACCTGACCGACGAGGTTCCGGGCATGGTCTTCCAGTACAGGCGAATGCCCGACGGGCTCGCCTTCTTCCCTTACACGAGCGAAGGCATTCGCGATATTTACGAGCTGACGCCGCAGCAGGCTGCGACGGGCGCGGCGACGATCGACGCACTGATCGATGCACGCGATCTGGCCGCATACCGGGAATCGCTTGAAGAATCGGCGGCAAGTCTGTTGCCGTGGCACCTGGAATACCGGGTACGGCTGCCGCGGCAAGGCTTGCGCTGGCGGCAGGGCGATGCCCGGCCGCGGCGGCTGGACGACGGCAGCACGCTCTGGCACGGCTTCATCACCGATGTGACGGATCGCAAGCACATCGAGGCCGAGCTACAGGAGTTGGCAACCATCGATTTCCTGACCCAGTTGCCCAATCGCCGCCACTTCATGATGCAAAGCGAAGCGGAGTTGGCGCGCATCCGGCGTGCCGGCGGTCGCGTAGCCGCCGTGCTGATGTTCGATCTGGATCACTTCAAGGCGCTCAACGACCGCTGGGGACACGCAGCCGGCGACAGCGCGCTCAGCCACTTCGCCGCACTGTTACGAGCCGAAGTGCGTGCCGGCGACATCGTGGGCCGGCTCGGTGGTGAGGAATTCGCAATGGTGCTGCCCAATACCGATACCGACGCCGCCATCGCACTCGCTGGACGCGTTCAGCACCGCACCGCGCGAACCCCCTTGCAGCATGGCGATGAGCACCTCGCGCTAACCGTGAGCATCGGCATCGACATAATGCGGGTAACCGATATCGGCGCCTACCAGTCGCTGTCTCGAGGCGACAAGGCACTGTATCGAGCGAAAGAACGGGGACGCAACCGGATCGAGATTTATGGCGACCAGTGCGGCTCCATATCCATCAAACAGTCATAA